One genomic segment of Cyanobacteriota bacterium includes these proteins:
- a CDS encoding glutathione S-transferase family protein — translation MTRAPLSWTELAALGTMQVDPVNGATNAQSCLRLFGKPEADVRVTLYRDRHAWCPYCQKVWLWLEEKQIPYQVKKITMFCYGEKESWYKRKVPSGMLPALELDGQLITESDDILLALEQAFGPLTHSMTNPRVLPLRRLERLLFRAWCTWLCYPTVVPWQEQQHRDQFINTVAQVEAALANTPGPYFLEDFGTVDVVFVPYVERMNASLYYYKGYSLREENARLAAWFDAMESRPAYRGTQSDFHTHVHDLPPQMGGCWQNSDPQTRIHQLRVDRGPWLGLPDANYPEPETSRVEALHRVVKHHRNIIRVNPADDSLMDEALRCALTYLITGETCTPPAGADRALRYLRDRISVPRDMSIYAAKRLREALETTAALVGDGQGEPIPTQHRRDQDPANFALV, via the coding sequence ATGACCCGTGCCCCTCTCAGTTGGACAGAACTCGCAGCCCTCGGAACGATGCAGGTAGATCCTGTCAATGGTGCAACTAATGCTCAATCGTGCCTACGATTATTTGGTAAGCCTGAAGCTGATGTACGAGTCACTTTATATCGCGATCGTCACGCATGGTGCCCCTACTGCCAAAAGGTTTGGCTGTGGTTAGAGGAAAAGCAAATTCCCTACCAAGTCAAAAAAATTACTATGTTTTGCTATGGTGAAAAAGAAAGCTGGTACAAGCGGAAAGTGCCCTCAGGGATGTTACCGGCGCTCGAACTGGATGGACAGTTGATCACAGAGAGCGATGATATTCTTCTAGCCTTGGAACAGGCATTTGGGCCACTAACCCACAGTATGACTAATCCACGGGTGCTACCCTTGCGGCGCTTGGAGCGGCTGCTGTTTAGAGCTTGGTGTACTTGGCTGTGCTATCCCACTGTAGTGCCTTGGCAAGAGCAACAACACCGTGACCAGTTCATTAACACGGTTGCTCAAGTAGAGGCAGCACTGGCAAATACGCCTGGCCCCTATTTTCTAGAGGATTTTGGCACAGTGGATGTTGTATTTGTCCCCTACGTGGAGCGCATGAATGCTAGTCTGTATTACTACAAGGGTTATTCGCTGCGAGAGGAAAATGCTCGTCTGGCAGCTTGGTTCGATGCTATGGAAAGCCGCCCTGCCTATCGTGGAACCCAGAGCGATTTCCATACCCATGTGCATGATTTGCCCCCCCAGATGGGTGGATGCTGGCAAAATAGTGATCCTCAAACTCGTATTCATCAACTGCGCGTCGATCGTGGCCCGTGGCTAGGCTTGCCCGATGCTAACTATCCAGAGCCAGAAACCTCGCGAGTGGAGGCTCTACACCGAGTTGTGAAGCACCACCGCAATATCATCCGTGTGAACCCAGCGGATGACAGCCTGATGGACGAGGCATTGCGCTGTGCGTTGACCTATCTGATTACAGGGGAAACTTGTACACCCCCAGCAGGGGCCGATCGCGCCCTACGGTATCTGCGCGATCGCATTAGCGTTCCCCGTGATATGTCCATCTATGCTGCTAAGCGGCTGCGGGAAGCTCTAGAAACCACAGCAGCACTGGTAGGTGATGGGCAAGGAGAGCCAATTCCTACTCAGCATCGTCGAGATCAAGACCCCGCTAACTTTGCCTTGGTGTAA